In Streptomyces canus, one DNA window encodes the following:
- a CDS encoding OmpL47-type beta-barrel domain-containing protein, giving the protein MRRQRPLTVLLAALLMMLGLQSTSTAQPERTDAAEQVLTWTAGDDITKYNSVPTTAVAGSATIVFENSTATGNTTGMPHTLTFVTSDPEFNNDVELNILANPNDDMGGRHSAEVTLTPGRYFYHCTIPGHGQMQGILVVTEGSGEDTTAPSAATQVTGTQNAQGQYVGSASVAVTATDEAGGSGVDRIEYATGDTGAWQPYTAPVVFDQVGSHTVRYRAVDKAGNVSAEKSVDFTVVARPSDDTAPPNTSATVSGEQNPDGTYLDMATVTVSASDTGSGVNTIEYTVNDGSWQPYTMPVMVHQVGSHTVRYRATDKAGNVAAEKSVRFTVVATAPQDTTPPVTGVTVDGTRNSDGAYVGNAKVTVSATDEGGSGVAGAEYSIDAGPYLAYTAPVVVDRAGTHTLAYRATDKAGNTSAARTVTFTVVSSQVPAPNCAELDERLTVIVGTVDSGVPNRITNSRCRINELIEDEKEWTSHALFLKHVKSVLDKLFRDGVVDEREYDAIDAAARESGIGKPGQTEGYRTILDGSAASFAKWQQVGGGSFAPNGDGSITSGTTKDGLGMLWFPERKYGDFSLKLQWRDDAPGTGNANSGVFVRFPWVHDNPEEPRPEWAAIKYGHEVQVLDRPDGDMYKTGSIYGFDRVGLAGAGVTQKGTWNDYEIRVVDQHYSVYRNGVLINEFDNFGGQDFYPARSDDPGTDGRRFASGYIGLQVHSTTDVVSYRDVRIKEL; this is encoded by the coding sequence ATGCGCCGACAACGACCTCTGACCGTTCTGCTGGCCGCCCTGCTGATGATGCTCGGTCTGCAGTCGACATCCACGGCACAACCCGAGCGGACGGACGCGGCGGAACAGGTCCTCACCTGGACCGCCGGCGACGACATCACCAAGTACAACTCCGTCCCGACGACGGCTGTCGCGGGCTCGGCCACGATCGTCTTCGAGAACAGCACGGCCACCGGCAACACCACCGGTATGCCGCACACGTTGACCTTCGTGACCAGCGACCCCGAGTTCAACAACGACGTCGAACTCAACATCCTCGCCAACCCGAACGACGACATGGGCGGCCGCCACAGCGCCGAGGTCACGCTCACCCCGGGCCGCTACTTCTACCACTGCACGATCCCGGGCCACGGGCAGATGCAGGGCATCCTCGTGGTGACCGAGGGCAGCGGCGAGGACACCACCGCGCCCTCGGCGGCGACCCAGGTGACCGGCACGCAGAACGCGCAGGGCCAGTACGTCGGTTCGGCGAGCGTGGCGGTCACCGCGACCGACGAGGCCGGCGGCTCCGGCGTCGACCGGATCGAGTACGCGACCGGGGACACGGGCGCCTGGCAGCCGTACACCGCCCCGGTCGTCTTCGACCAGGTCGGCAGCCACACGGTGCGTTACCGAGCCGTCGACAAGGCGGGCAACGTCTCCGCGGAGAAGAGTGTCGACTTCACGGTCGTCGCCCGCCCCTCCGACGACACCGCTCCGCCGAACACCTCGGCGACGGTCAGCGGCGAGCAGAACCCCGACGGCACGTACCTCGACATGGCGACGGTGACCGTGTCGGCCTCCGACACCGGATCCGGGGTCAACACCATCGAGTACACGGTGAACGACGGGAGTTGGCAGCCGTACACCATGCCTGTGATGGTGCATCAGGTCGGTTCCCACACCGTGCGCTACCGGGCGACCGACAAGGCGGGCAACGTGGCCGCCGAGAAGAGCGTCCGGTTCACGGTGGTCGCCACGGCCCCGCAGGACACCACCCCACCGGTGACCGGTGTGACCGTGGACGGCACGCGGAACTCCGACGGGGCGTACGTGGGCAACGCCAAGGTGACCGTGAGCGCCACGGACGAGGGCGGTTCGGGTGTCGCGGGGGCGGAGTACTCGATCGACGCCGGACCGTATCTGGCGTACACCGCTCCCGTGGTCGTCGACCGGGCGGGCACCCACACCCTGGCGTACCGGGCGACGGACAAGGCGGGCAACACCTCGGCCGCGCGCACGGTGACCTTCACGGTGGTCTCCAGTCAGGTCCCGGCGCCCAACTGCGCGGAGTTGGACGAGCGGTTGACGGTGATCGTCGGCACGGTCGACTCCGGGGTGCCGAACCGGATCACCAACAGCCGGTGCCGTATCAACGAGTTGATCGAGGACGAGAAGGAGTGGACGTCTCACGCGCTGTTCCTCAAGCACGTGAAGTCCGTCCTGGACAAGCTCTTCAGGGACGGGGTCGTCGACGAGCGTGAGTACGACGCCATCGACGCGGCGGCCCGTGAGTCCGGCATCGGCAAGCCGGGGCAGACCGAGGGCTACCGCACGATCCTCGACGGCAGCGCGGCGTCCTTCGCCAAGTGGCAGCAGGTGGGCGGTGGTTCGTTCGCGCCCAACGGCGATGGGTCGATCACCTCCGGCACCACGAAGGACGGCCTCGGCATGCTCTGGTTCCCGGAGCGCAAGTACGGCGACTTCTCGCTCAAGCTCCAGTGGCGGGACGACGCCCCGGGCACCGGGAACGCCAACTCCGGTGTGTTCGTGCGGTTCCCGTGGGTCCACGACAACCCGGAGGAGCCCCGGCCGGAATGGGCCGCCATCAAGTACGGCCACGAGGTGCAGGTGCTCGACCGGCCCGACGGCGACATGTACAAGACCGGGTCGATCTACGGCTTCGACCGGGTGGGTCTCGCCGGTGCCGGCGTCACCCAGAAGGGCACCTGGAACGACTACGAGATCCGTGTGGTCGACCAGCACTACTCGGTCTACCGCAACGGCGTGCTGATCAACGAGTTCGACAACTTCGGCGGTCAGGACTTCTACCCGGCCCGCTCGGACGACCCGGGCACGGACGGGCGGCGGTTCGCCTCCGGCTACATCGGGCTCCAGGTGCACAGCACGACGGACGTGGTCTCGTACCGGGACGTCAGGATCAAGGAGCTGTAG
- the ligD gene encoding non-homologous end-joining DNA ligase, which yields MGDAVELEAGGRTVRLSSPDKIFFPERGFTKLDLARYYQAVAPGILRALRDRPTTLERYPDGVTGENFFQKRAPKNMPDWIPTAHITFPSGRSADEMCPTEEAAVLWAAQYGTLTFHPWPVRRDDVDRPDELRIDLDPQPGTDYDDAVRAAHELRSVLEEFGGLRGWPKTSGGRGLHVFVPIEPRWTFTQVRRAAIAVGREMERRMPDHVTIKWWKEERGKRIFIDYNQTARDRTIASAYSVRPRPHAPVSAPLRWEEVGEAHPQDFDIATMPARFAELGDVHADMDDHAFSLEALLDLARRDEHDHGLGDLPYPPEYPKMPGEPKRVQPSRAASKKTPPTAP from the coding sequence ATGGGTGACGCGGTGGAACTGGAGGCGGGCGGCCGGACCGTACGGCTGTCCAGCCCGGACAAGATCTTCTTCCCGGAGCGCGGCTTCACCAAGCTGGACCTCGCCCGCTACTACCAGGCCGTCGCCCCCGGCATCCTGCGCGCCCTGCGCGACCGCCCCACCACCCTGGAGCGCTACCCGGACGGTGTGACCGGCGAGAACTTCTTCCAGAAACGGGCGCCCAAGAACATGCCCGACTGGATCCCGACCGCCCACATCACCTTCCCCAGCGGCCGCAGCGCCGACGAGATGTGCCCGACCGAGGAGGCCGCCGTCCTGTGGGCCGCCCAGTACGGCACCCTCACCTTCCATCCCTGGCCGGTCCGCCGTGACGACGTCGACCGTCCCGACGAACTCCGCATCGACCTCGACCCACAGCCCGGCACGGACTACGACGACGCCGTGCGCGCGGCTCATGAACTGCGGTCGGTGCTCGAGGAGTTCGGCGGTCTGCGCGGCTGGCCCAAGACCTCCGGCGGACGCGGCCTGCATGTCTTCGTGCCGATCGAACCGCGCTGGACCTTCACCCAGGTGCGGCGGGCCGCGATCGCGGTCGGGCGTGAGATGGAGCGCCGGATGCCGGACCACGTGACCATCAAATGGTGGAAGGAGGAGAGGGGGAAGCGCATCTTCATCGACTACAACCAGACGGCCCGCGACCGCACGATCGCCTCCGCCTATTCGGTACGGCCCCGCCCGCACGCCCCCGTCTCCGCACCCCTGCGCTGGGAGGAGGTCGGCGAGGCGCACCCGCAGGACTTCGACATCGCGACCATGCCCGCGCGCTTCGCCGAACTGGGCGATGTGCACGCGGACATGGACGATCACGCGTTCTCGCTGGAGGCCCTGCTGGACCTGGCCCGCCGTGACGAGCACGACCACGGGCTCGGCGATCTGCCGTACCCGCCCGAGTATCCGAAGATGCCGGGGGAACCCAAGCGGGTACAGCCGAGCCGGGCCGCTTCGAAGAAGACGCCTCCTACAGCTCCTTGA
- a CDS encoding ATP-dependent DNA ligase, with product MDLPVMPPVKPMLAKSVATIPPDMHYEAKWDGFRAIVFRDRAEVELGSRTGKTLTRYFPELVEALAARLPERCVMDGEIVIAREGRLDFDALTERIHPAASRVRTLAERTPASFVAFDLLALQDESLLNVPLTDRRKLLTTALSGVTAPVHVAPATTDIDVARQWFEQYEGAGLDGVIAKPLTLRYLPDERAMFKIKHERTADVVVAGYRLHKSGPVVGSLLLGLHDDRGTLQHVGVSAAFPMKRRAELIDELEPLRMEDASGHPWAAWAEEAAHESARLPGAPSRWSGKKDLSWVPLRPERVAEVAYDHMENGVRFRHTARFRRWRPDRTAESCTYAQLEEPVRYDLDEILG from the coding sequence ATGGATCTGCCGGTGATGCCCCCCGTGAAGCCCATGCTCGCCAAGTCGGTGGCGACGATCCCGCCGGACATGCACTACGAGGCGAAGTGGGACGGGTTCCGCGCCATCGTCTTCCGGGACAGGGCGGAGGTCGAGCTGGGCAGCCGTACCGGCAAGACGTTGACCAGGTACTTTCCCGAGCTGGTGGAGGCACTCGCGGCGCGTCTGCCCGAGCGGTGCGTGATGGACGGCGAGATCGTGATCGCGCGGGAGGGCCGCCTGGACTTCGACGCACTGACCGAGCGCATCCATCCGGCGGCCTCGCGGGTGCGGACGCTCGCCGAGCGGACGCCGGCCTCCTTCGTCGCCTTCGACCTGCTGGCCCTCCAGGACGAATCCCTGCTGAACGTCCCGCTGACCGACCGCAGGAAGCTGCTCACGACGGCTCTGTCCGGTGTCACGGCCCCGGTGCACGTCGCACCGGCGACCACGGACATCGACGTGGCCCGCCAATGGTTCGAGCAGTACGAGGGCGCGGGCCTGGACGGTGTCATCGCCAAGCCGCTCACCCTGCGCTATCTGCCGGACGAGCGCGCCATGTTCAAGATCAAGCACGAGCGCACGGCGGACGTGGTGGTGGCGGGCTACCGGCTCCACAAGAGCGGCCCTGTCGTCGGCTCCCTGCTGCTGGGGCTCCACGACGACCGGGGCACCCTCCAGCACGTCGGCGTGTCCGCGGCCTTCCCCATGAAGCGGCGCGCCGAGCTGATCGACGAGCTGGAGCCGCTGCGGATGGAGGACGCCTCCGGGCACCCCTGGGCGGCCTGGGCGGAGGAGGCCGCGCACGAGAGCGCCCGGCTGCCCGGGGCGCCGAGCCGCTGGTCGGGGAAGAAGGACCTGTCCTGGGTGCCGCTCAGGCCGGAGCGGGTGGCGGAGGTGGCGTACGACCACATGGAGAACGGCGTACGGTTCCGCCACACCGCCCGCTTCCGCCGCTGGCGGCCCGACCGGACGGCCGAGAGCTGCACGTACGCACAGCTGGAGGAGCCGGTGCGCTACGACCTGGACGAGATCCTGGGCTGA
- a CDS encoding zinc-dependent alcohol dehydrogenase, with product MKAVTWQGKRDVRVEEVPDPRIKEPTDAVIRITSTGLCGSDLHLYEVLTPFMTPGDILGHEPMGIVEEVGAAVPDLSVGDRVVVPFQIACGNCWMCMTGLPTQCETTQVTSEGMGAALFGYTRLYGAVPGAQAEYLRVPQAQYGPIKVPEGPPDDRFVYLSDVLPTAWQAVAYADIPEGGSVAVLGLGPIGDMACRVAQVRGAGRVFGVDLVTERLRRARTRGVETYDLRSFDSEKELVQAIRDETDGRGPDAVIDAVGTEAHGSAAARLAQNASALLPRKLSGPFAERFSIDRLAALHTAIELVRRGGTLSLTGVYGGTADPLPMLTMFDKQIQIRMGQANVRRWSDEIVPYLTDEDPLGVDDFATHHVPLSDAPHAYEMFQKKQEGAVKVLMRP from the coding sequence ATGAAGGCTGTGACCTGGCAGGGCAAGCGGGACGTACGGGTGGAGGAGGTGCCCGATCCGAGGATCAAGGAACCGACGGACGCGGTCATCCGGATCACCTCGACCGGATTGTGCGGCTCCGACCTGCATCTCTACGAGGTGCTGACCCCGTTCATGACGCCGGGTGACATCCTCGGCCATGAACCCATGGGCATCGTCGAGGAGGTCGGCGCCGCGGTGCCGGACCTCTCGGTGGGCGACCGGGTCGTCGTGCCCTTCCAGATCGCCTGCGGCAACTGCTGGATGTGCATGACGGGGCTGCCGACCCAGTGCGAGACCACCCAGGTCACCAGCGAGGGCATGGGTGCCGCCCTGTTCGGCTACACCCGGCTCTACGGCGCCGTGCCGGGCGCCCAGGCCGAGTACCTGCGGGTCCCGCAGGCCCAGTACGGGCCGATCAAGGTTCCCGAGGGCCCGCCGGACGACCGCTTCGTCTACCTCTCCGACGTGCTGCCCACCGCCTGGCAGGCCGTCGCCTACGCGGACATCCCCGAGGGCGGCAGCGTCGCCGTGCTCGGTCTCGGCCCCATCGGCGACATGGCCTGCCGGGTCGCGCAGGTGCGCGGCGCCGGGCGGGTCTTCGGCGTGGACCTGGTGACCGAACGGCTGCGGCGGGCACGCACGCGGGGCGTGGAGACGTACGACCTCAGGAGCTTCGACAGCGAGAAGGAGCTCGTCCAGGCGATCCGCGACGAGACCGACGGACGCGGCCCGGACGCCGTCATCGACGCCGTCGGCACCGAGGCCCACGGCAGCGCGGCCGCCCGGCTCGCCCAGAACGCCTCGGCCCTGCTGCCCAGGAAGCTCAGCGGGCCGTTCGCCGAGCGCTTCAGCATCGACCGGCTCGCCGCCCTGCACACCGCCATCGAACTGGTGCGCCGCGGTGGCACGCTCTCCCTCACCGGCGTCTACGGCGGCACGGCCGACCCGCTGCCCATGCTCACCATGTTCGACAAGCAGATCCAGATCCGGATGGGCCAGGCCAACGTGCGGCGCTGGAGCGACGAGATCGTCCCGTACCTGACGGACGAGGACCCGCTCGGCGTCGACGACTTCGCGACCCATCACGTGCCGCTGTCGGACGCCCCGCACGCGTACGAGATGTTCCAGAAGAAGCAGGAGGGCGCGGTCAAGGTGCTGATGCGGCCCTGA
- a CDS encoding DUF3048 domain-containing protein, which produces MRRVGTVGMAGMVDTEHRGRARRARTAAALLTATGLFAAGCTGHGTPHAPADDGRGQFRTDGPNTSPPNTSEPSEKADHPAVLAVKIDNVRTARPQTGIDSADVVYAEQVEGGLSRLMAVYATKLPTAVGPVRSARESDLELLRQFDHPTLAFSGAQGKLMPLINGAPLVAQTPEKASRAYFRGAGKVSPHNLFLHPKRLVPATPGAAALTTGFQYGPAPAGGTKDASETVRFPAARFTFTWSQSRERWLVSMDGTPDVTSDGKRLAPATVVVQYVKVRKSAFHDFLGNNTPYTVTVGSGRAKVLRDGRAYDVNWKRPKATDGTEFATKDGSRVNFAKGQVWIVFAKA; this is translated from the coding sequence ATGAGACGGGTGGGTACGGTGGGCATGGCGGGCATGGTGGACACGGAACACAGGGGGCGCGCACGACGCGCCCGTACGGCGGCGGCACTGCTGACCGCCACGGGACTCTTCGCCGCGGGCTGCACGGGACACGGCACACCCCATGCCCCGGCCGACGACGGACGCGGACAGTTCCGGACGGATGGACCGAATACTTCACCACCGAACACGTCGGAACCGAGCGAGAAGGCCGACCATCCCGCCGTGCTCGCCGTGAAGATCGACAACGTGCGGACGGCCCGCCCGCAGACCGGGATCGACTCCGCCGACGTCGTCTATGCCGAGCAGGTCGAGGGCGGGCTCAGCCGCCTCATGGCGGTGTACGCGACCAAGCTGCCCACAGCCGTCGGCCCGGTCCGCAGCGCCCGCGAGTCGGACCTGGAGCTGCTGCGGCAGTTCGACCATCCGACGCTGGCCTTCTCCGGTGCCCAGGGCAAGCTGATGCCCCTGATCAACGGGGCGCCACTGGTCGCCCAGACCCCCGAGAAGGCGTCCCGCGCCTACTTCCGCGGTGCCGGCAAGGTCTCCCCGCACAACCTCTTCCTGCACCCGAAGCGCCTGGTGCCCGCCACGCCGGGCGCCGCCGCGCTGACGACCGGCTTCCAGTACGGCCCCGCGCCCGCCGGCGGCACCAAGGACGCCTCGGAGACGGTCCGCTTCCCGGCCGCCCGCTTCACCTTCACCTGGTCGCAGAGCCGGGAACGCTGGCTGGTCTCGATGGACGGCACCCCGGACGTGACGTCCGACGGAAAGCGGCTGGCCCCGGCCACGGTCGTCGTGCAGTACGTGAAGGTACGCAAGTCCGCCTTCCACGACTTCCTCGGCAACAACACGCCGTACACGGTGACGGTCGGCTCGGGCAGGGCGAAGGTGCTGCGCGACGGCCGCGCGTACGACGTGAACTGGAAGCGGCCGAAGGCCACGGACGGTACGGAGTTCGCCACCAAGGACGGCTCCCGGGTGAACTTCGCCAAGGGCCAGGTGTGGATCGTCTTCGCGAAAGCGTGA
- a CDS encoding MarR family winged helix-turn-helix transcriptional regulator, with the protein MAAVDLTTHPGHLARRLQQAHYLLWNTMVSEEITSPQFAVLNALVAEPGLDQRTVGERVGLDRSTIAEVISRLGRRGLLDKVRDPQDGRRFLLRLTDDGVRTHRKLTVRTARMNQVFLAPLSAAEQGQFFELIRRVADAAEGLRNPADPLVTQP; encoded by the coding sequence ATGGCAGCGGTGGACCTCACCACCCATCCCGGGCACCTCGCCCGGCGGCTCCAGCAGGCGCACTACCTGCTGTGGAACACGATGGTCTCCGAGGAGATCACCTCGCCGCAGTTCGCGGTCCTGAACGCATTGGTCGCCGAACCGGGGCTCGACCAGCGCACGGTGGGGGAGCGGGTGGGTCTCGACCGGTCCACCATCGCCGAGGTCATCAGCCGGCTCGGCAGGCGCGGACTGCTCGACAAGGTCCGCGACCCCCAGGACGGCCGCCGCTTCCTGCTGCGCCTGACCGACGACGGGGTGCGCACCCACCGCAAGCTGACCGTGCGCACCGCCCGGATGAACCAGGTCTTCCTGGCCCCGCTCTCCGCCGCGGAACAGGGCCAGTTCTTCGAGCTGATCCGCCGGGTCGCGGACGCGGCGGAGGGGCTCCGCAATCCCGCGGATCCCCTCGTCACCCAGCCCTGA
- the pcaH gene encoding protocatechuate 3,4-dioxygenase subunit beta, producing MTLTQHDIDREIAAEHAAYEKRLADGAPFEHQPRRDYAPYRSSVLRHPKQPPIGIDVSQDPELVELRSPAFGERDITEIDNDLTRQHTGEPIGERITVEGRLLDRNGRPLRGQLVEIWQANSAGRYAHQREQHDAPLDPNFTGVGRTLTDDSGSYRFTTVQPGPYPWRQHVNAWRPAHIHFSIFGTAFTQRLVTQMYFPSDPLFPYDPIIQSVTDDAARQRLVATYDHSLSVPEFSMGYHWDIVLDGPQATWIEEGR from the coding sequence ATGACTCTCACCCAGCACGACATCGACCGGGAAATCGCCGCCGAGCACGCCGCCTACGAGAAGCGGCTCGCCGACGGCGCTCCCTTCGAGCACCAGCCGCGCCGCGACTACGCGCCGTACCGCTCCTCGGTGCTGCGGCACCCCAAACAGCCCCCGATCGGCATCGACGTGTCCCAGGACCCGGAGCTGGTGGAGCTGCGGTCGCCCGCCTTCGGCGAGCGGGACATCACCGAGATCGACAACGACCTGACCCGGCAGCACACCGGGGAGCCGATCGGTGAGCGGATCACCGTCGAGGGACGGCTCCTGGACCGGAACGGCCGTCCGCTGCGCGGGCAGCTGGTCGAGATCTGGCAGGCCAACTCGGCCGGCCGCTACGCCCACCAGCGCGAGCAGCACGACGCCCCGCTGGACCCGAACTTCACGGGCGTCGGCCGCACGCTGACCGACGACAGCGGCTCCTACCGCTTCACCACCGTCCAGCCGGGCCCGTACCCGTGGCGCCAGCACGTCAACGCCTGGCGGCCGGCCCACATCCACTTCTCGATCTTCGGCACGGCGTTCACCCAGCGGCTCGTGACACAGATGTACTTCCCGAGCGACCCGCTGTTCCCCTACGACCCGATCATCCAGTCCGTGACGGACGACGCGGCCCGCCAGCGGCTCGTCGCCACGTACGACCACAGCCTGTCCGTGCCGGAGTTCTCGATGGGCTACCACTGGGACATCGTGCTCGACGGGCCGCAGGCCACCTGGATCGAAGAAGGACGCTGA
- the pcaG gene encoding protocatechuate 3,4-dioxygenase subunit alpha — MTKIDTSRPESVLPTPSHTVGPFYGHALPFPGGGDIAPVGHPDTIVLQGYITDGEGTPLPDAFVELWSADPDGNVPQADGSIRRDPASGGYLGRNGVEFTGWGRIQTDANGHWTARTLRPGARGRSAPYISVCVFARGLLVHLYTRIYLPGDEAALTADPLLARVPAERRDTLIARSQGDGTYRFDIRLQGEGETVFLEFQ, encoded by the coding sequence ATGACGAAGATCGACACAAGCCGCCCTGAGTCCGTGCTGCCGACCCCGTCGCACACGGTCGGCCCCTTCTACGGCCACGCCCTGCCCTTCCCCGGCGGCGGCGACATCGCGCCCGTCGGCCACCCGGACACGATCGTCCTCCAGGGCTACATCACCGACGGCGAGGGCACCCCGCTGCCGGACGCCTTCGTGGAGCTGTGGAGCGCCGACCCGGACGGCAACGTCCCGCAGGCCGACGGTTCGATCCGGCGCGACCCCGCGAGCGGTGGCTATCTGGGCCGCAACGGCGTGGAGTTCACCGGCTGGGGCCGCATCCAGACCGACGCCAACGGCCACTGGACCGCACGGACACTGCGGCCGGGCGCGCGCGGGCGGAGCGCGCCGTACATCAGCGTCTGCGTCTTCGCGCGTGGGCTGCTGGTGCACCTGTACACCCGGATCTACCTGCCGGGCGACGAGGCGGCCCTGACCGCCGACCCGCTGCTGGCCCGGGTACCGGCGGAGCGGCGCGACACGCTGATCGCGCGTTCGCAGGGCGATGGCACCTACCGTTTCGACATCCGCCTTCAGGGCGAAGGCGAAACGGTCTTCCTGGAGTTCCAGTGA